A part of Gemmatimonas groenlandica genomic DNA contains:
- the kdpC gene encoding potassium-transporting ATPase subunit KdpC, whose product MRSNIRPALVLTVLLCVITGIGYPGLVTGLAQLIFPRQANGSLVRVNGRIVGSELIGQSFTRPEYFHPRPSAAGAGYDATASAGTNKGPTDRKLADTLIALRVDSAVQLDGAIKGQVPSDMVTASASGLDPHISPANARLQVARVARARGVSAADVQKLLDARTEGRQFGVLGEPRVNVLLLNIALDSALTIRPAKTALVPTLPRTLP is encoded by the coding sequence ATTCGCTCGAATATTCGCCCCGCCCTCGTGCTGACCGTGTTGCTGTGTGTCATTACGGGGATCGGATACCCCGGCCTCGTGACCGGGCTCGCGCAGCTCATCTTTCCGCGTCAGGCCAATGGCTCGCTGGTTCGCGTGAACGGTCGTATCGTGGGCTCGGAGCTCATCGGCCAGTCGTTCACGCGTCCTGAGTACTTCCATCCGCGGCCCTCAGCCGCGGGTGCCGGCTATGACGCGACGGCGTCGGCCGGTACGAACAAGGGTCCGACCGACCGCAAGCTCGCCGACACGCTGATCGCGCTGCGCGTCGATAGCGCGGTGCAGCTCGACGGGGCCATCAAGGGCCAGGTTCCGTCGGACATGGTGACGGCCAGCGCCTCGGGGCTCGATCCGCACATTTCGCCAGCCAACGCGCGGCTGCAGGTCGCGCGGGTGGCGCGCGCCCGCGGCGTGTCCGCCGCCGATGTGCAGAAGTTGCTGGACGCGCGTACGGAAGGCCGACAGTTCGGCGTGCTGGGCGAGCCTCGCGTGAACGTGCTCCTGCTGAACATCGCGCTCGATTCTGCGCTGACGATACGCCCGGCCAAGACGGCGCTGGTGCCAACTCTCCCCCGGACTCTTCCATGA
- the kdpB gene encoding potassium-transporting ATPase subunit KdpB, with protein MVSTQSRPLFDPPIVRRAVRDAFVKLNPKHMVRNPVMFVVLLGSAYTTAALARDIAAGRDGIAFTLQLTLWLWFTVLFANFAEAMAEGRGKAQADTLRESRTQISAKKLDASGTERAYNVAEFENVSAATLRRGDLVVCVPGDVIPGDGEVVEGVASVDESAITGESAPVIRESGGDRSAITGGTKVLSDFIVVRITANPGETFIDRMIALVEGASRQKTPNEIALTILLSGLTIIFVLAVATLQPFAIYAGSPVAITVLIALLVCLIPTTIGGLLSAIGIAGMDRMIQQNVIAMSGRAVEAAGDVNTLLLDKTGTITLGNRQASEFVAVGGTAVADLADRAQLASLADETPEGRSIVVLAKSQYGLRGREVGGDATSAAMEFVPFSASTRMSGVNLDGRETRKGAGDAVIRWTREHGGTVPADLEPTIQRVAREGGTPLVVAERDNGIARILGVIYLKDVVKGGMKERFDRLRAMGIRTVMITGDNPLTAAAIAQEAGVDDFLAEAKPEDKMALIKREQAGGKLVAMTGDGTNDAPALAQADVGVAMNSGTQAAKEAGNMIDLDSNPTKLIEIVEIGKQLLMTRGSLTTFSIANDVAKYFAIIPAIFISVYGVRGALQPLNVMRLHSPESAILASVIFNALIIVALIPLALRGVKYRPAAAGAILRRNLLVYGVGGLIVPFVGIKAIDVLLVLLRLV; from the coding sequence ATGGTCAGCACACAATCCCGTCCGCTCTTCGACCCACCGATCGTTCGGCGGGCAGTGCGCGATGCGTTCGTGAAGTTGAATCCGAAGCACATGGTGCGGAATCCCGTGATGTTCGTGGTGCTGCTCGGCTCCGCCTATACCACCGCCGCCCTGGCGCGGGATATCGCCGCCGGACGCGATGGCATCGCGTTCACGCTCCAGTTGACGCTGTGGCTGTGGTTCACCGTCCTGTTCGCCAATTTCGCCGAAGCGATGGCTGAGGGGCGAGGCAAGGCGCAGGCAGACACGCTGCGCGAGAGCCGCACGCAGATCAGCGCCAAGAAGCTCGACGCGTCCGGCACCGAGCGCGCCTACAATGTGGCTGAGTTCGAGAACGTGTCGGCGGCAACGCTCCGCCGCGGGGATCTCGTTGTGTGCGTGCCGGGCGACGTCATTCCCGGTGACGGTGAAGTCGTGGAAGGCGTGGCGTCGGTCGACGAGAGTGCCATCACGGGCGAGAGCGCTCCCGTGATTCGCGAGAGCGGCGGTGACCGTTCGGCCATCACCGGCGGTACGAAGGTGCTGTCCGACTTCATCGTGGTACGGATCACCGCCAATCCCGGCGAGACCTTCATCGACCGGATGATTGCGCTCGTCGAGGGAGCCAGCCGACAGAAAACGCCGAACGAAATCGCGTTGACCATCCTGCTGTCGGGTCTCACGATCATCTTCGTGCTCGCCGTTGCCACGCTCCAGCCGTTCGCGATCTACGCCGGAAGCCCGGTCGCGATCACGGTGCTCATCGCGCTCCTGGTGTGCCTCATTCCGACCACGATCGGCGGCCTGCTGTCGGCGATCGGCATCGCGGGCATGGATCGTATGATTCAGCAGAACGTTATCGCGATGAGTGGACGCGCCGTCGAAGCGGCCGGTGACGTAAATACGCTCTTGCTCGACAAGACCGGGACAATCACGCTGGGCAATCGGCAGGCCTCGGAGTTCGTAGCGGTCGGTGGCACCGCCGTCGCAGATCTTGCCGATCGCGCGCAGCTCGCGTCGTTGGCCGACGAAACGCCCGAAGGCCGAAGCATCGTCGTCCTCGCCAAATCGCAGTATGGTTTACGTGGACGCGAGGTCGGCGGCGACGCGACCTCCGCCGCCATGGAGTTCGTGCCATTCAGTGCCAGCACGCGCATGAGCGGCGTGAATCTCGATGGGCGCGAAACGCGGAAGGGCGCCGGCGACGCGGTGATCCGGTGGACGCGTGAACATGGCGGCACGGTACCCGCCGATCTGGAGCCCACGATTCAGCGTGTCGCGCGTGAGGGTGGTACGCCGCTCGTCGTGGCCGAGCGCGACAATGGGATCGCGCGAATCCTCGGCGTCATCTATCTCAAGGATGTCGTGAAGGGCGGCATGAAGGAGCGATTCGACCGCTTGCGGGCGATGGGCATTCGTACGGTGATGATCACGGGCGACAATCCCCTGACGGCGGCGGCCATCGCACAGGAAGCGGGCGTCGACGACTTCCTGGCCGAGGCGAAGCCCGAAGACAAGATGGCGCTGATCAAGCGCGAGCAGGCGGGGGGCAAACTCGTCGCGATGACTGGCGACGGCACCAACGACGCGCCCGCGCTCGCGCAGGCAGACGTCGGCGTCGCCATGAACTCCGGTACGCAGGCGGCCAAGGAAGCCGGCAACATGATCGACCTCGACTCCAATCCCACGAAGCTCATCGAGATTGTGGAGATCGGGAAGCAACTGCTCATGACCCGCGGCTCGCTCACCACGTTTTCGATTGCCAACGACGTCGCCAAGTACTTCGCGATCATTCCCGCAATCTTCATCTCGGTGTACGGCGTCCGCGGCGCGTTACAGCCCCTGAACGTCATGCGCTTGCACTCGCCGGAGAGTGCGATCCTGGCGTCGGTGATCTTCAACGCGCTCATCATCGTCGCGTTGATCCCGCTGGCGCTCCGCGGCGTCAAGTACCGTCCGGCGGCAGCCGGCGCCATTCTCCGTCGAAATCTGCTGGTGTACGGAGTGGGTGGACTTATCGTGCCGTTCGTCGGGATCAAGGCCATCGACGTGCTGCTCGTCCTCCTTCGTCTCGTCTGA